ACGGGAACAGAAGAAACACTCGAAACACTCGAAGCAAGAGTTATGTACCAGGCAGTTGAGGTCATATGCAAGATGGATTCGCCGTTCGACGAGCCAGGGAAGATATTTGCCGATAAACGCCCGCTCGATGAGGGCTATACCCCGGAGACGATTCTATGTCGGGACGAAGAAATCAGTCGCTACTCCGAGGCTCTCCAGGATATCATCGAAGGCTTCGGTCCGAACAACGTCTTCATCTACGGACAGACGGGCAACGGGAAAACGGTCGTGACAAAGAAGATGACAGACTTCCTCCGTGAGGAGACTGATCAGCACGATATCCCGCTGACGATTCTCGAAGTCAACTGTAACAAAGACGATTCGATCTTCAATGTCCTCATTTCGCTCATCAACCAGATTCGCCCTCCGGACGACCAAGTTCCTGAACAGGGGCCAACGAAAGGATTCCTCTGGTCGACGTTATATGATGAACTCGACCAGCTCGAAGGAGATGCTGTTGTCGTCCTTGACGAGATCGATATGCTCGGTGCCGACAACGACAAGCTCCTGTATGAATTCCCACGGGCCAGAAAGATGGGGTCCCTGGAAGAGACCCGTGTCGGCGTCATCGGTATATCGAACAATCACATGTTCAAAGACTCGTTAGACCCCCGAGTCAAGAGTACACTGTGCGAGTACGAGATTTTCTTTTCGCCGTACGATGCGACTGAGTTGACAGAAATCCTCGATCATTATGCCGACCTGGTGTTTCGAGAGGGGACGGTCGATGACGGCGTCATACAGCTCTGTGCTGCCCGGGCAGCCCAGGAACAGGGCGACGCTCGCGAGGCGCTTGATTTGCTCGAAACCGCCGGGAACGTAGCCAGAAAACAGGATGCGCCGAAGGTCACTGAGGAACACGTAGAGGAGGCTGGGAGCCGTGTTGAGGAACAGCGAGTCCTCACAATCGTTCGCGACCAACTCACGTCGCAGATGAAATTGACTCTGTTAGCCACGACCTTCCTCAATATCGATGAGGAGTCATCGCCACGAGCCAAGAATATCTACAACGTCTACGAGAACATCTGCAA
This portion of the Haloarcula salinisoli genome encodes:
- a CDS encoding Cdc6/Cdc18 family protein, encoding MDSPFDEPGKIFADKRPLDEGYTPETILCRDEEISRYSEALQDIIEGFGPNNVFIYGQTGNGKTVVTKKMTDFLREETDQHDIPLTILEVNCNKDDSIFNVLISLINQIRPPDDQVPEQGPTKGFLWSTLYDELDQLEGDAVVVLDEIDMLGADNDKLLYEFPRARKMGSLEETRVGVIGISNNHMFKDSLDPRVKSTLCEYEIFFSPYDATELTEILDHYADLVFREGTVDDGVIQLCAARAAQEQGDAREALDLLETAGNVARKQDAPKVTEEHVEEAGSRVEEQRVLTIVRDQLTSQMKLTLLATTFLNIDEESSPRAKNIYNVYENICNVCGYEPRSKRRVNDFLDSIRLYGLLERDERNLGRAGGRSYIHTLEVSPELVFEGLKYDQEGSESMLERYDLVPDPEQGAQARITSFM